Below is a window of Populus trichocarpa isolate Nisqually-1 chromosome 3, P.trichocarpa_v4.1, whole genome shotgun sequence DNA.
AGGATTAAAGGCTCAGCCTGTGGCTGTCAAGGTGTTGGATTTGGATGGCTCTCAAGGACATCGAGAGTGGCTGGTAAGCAAATAGAGTCAATTCAATACAGTTCATGGAGTAGgctggatttttttaaattttctgatGAGCATGataaatgttttcaattttataggCCGAGATCATCTTTCTTGGGCAATTAAAGCACCGCCATCTTGTGAACCTGATCGGTTACTGCGGCGAGGAAGAGCATCGGCTTCTGGTGTATGAATACATAGAGCGAGGCAGCCTAGAGAACAAACTATTCAACAGTATGTATTCTCTCATTGTAACACCGCTGAAAGAAAATCTTGAATGATCCTATTTGGTTGACATATTTGTGCTCCTGGCATGTTTTAATTGATGCAGGATATTCTGCAGCCTTGCCTTGGTTAACAAGACTAAAAATTGCAGTTGGAACGGCGAAAGGCCTTGCCTTCCTCCACGAAGAAGAAAAGCCAGTCATATATCGTGATTTTAAGGCTTCAAATGTCTTATTAGAATCGGTAATCATTTCTCTTCCAGCATTAATTTAATGCATTGCAAACATAATGCTGGTGTTACAAACAGGGTTAAGTTCTAATATGGAAAATGTGTTCTTATTTCAGGATTATAATGCAAAGCTTTCAGATTTTGGCCTGGCAATGGATGGTCCAGAAGGAGATGATACCCACGTTACAACGCCTGTTATGGGCACTGAAGGCTATGCCGCTCCGGAATACATAATGACAGGTAATTCAAGCTGACGTTTTCAGTATCAATAGCTGGGAAATCAATCTGCGTTATTTATTGACAGTAACAGTATTTTTCAGGCCATTTGACAACCATGAGCGATGTGTTCAGCTTCGGAGTGGTACTTTTAGAGCTTATAACTGGTCGACGATCTGTGGACAAGAACCGTCCAAACAGAGAGCAGAACCTAGTGAAGTGGGCAAGACCTCAATTGAAGGATCCCCGCAAGCTAGATCAAATAATGGACCCGAGACTTGAAGGCCAGTATTCGTCCGAGGGTGCGAGAAAGGCAGCAGCATTGGCTTACCAGTGTTTGAGTCACCATCCCAAGTCTAGACCAACTATGAGAACTGTTGTCAAGACCTTGGAGCCTCTACTTGCCTTAACTGACATTCCCATTGGACCCTTTGTGTATATTGTTCCAAATGAAGGCAAAATCCTAAGTGATctagaaaagaagggaaaagaaagTACAGATGAATGTGATGAGATTAGAAACGGTAATACATGCGAAGGAAAGCAGGTGGAGATTAAAGAGAAGGGCTGCGATCGCCACCGCAAAGGCCATCGGCACAGACGGAGGACTAAGTCACTGAGGTCTAGAGCTGTCTATTCTGATACAACTTTGTATAAAACC
It encodes the following:
- the LOC7478348 gene encoding putative receptor-like protein kinase At1g72540; amino-acid sequence: MVLKKFTWKSIVLGCLRGERSRPEPKQTCSQRLSLSDLSNPVSPISFSDLSISIFNLHVFTLKELQTVTNEFSKSNYLGEGGFGAVYKGFIDDKLRPGLKAQPVAVKVLDLDGSQGHREWLAEIIFLGQLKHRHLVNLIGYCGEEEHRLLVYEYIERGSLENKLFNRYSAALPWLTRLKIAVGTAKGLAFLHEEEKPVIYRDFKASNVLLESDYNAKLSDFGLAMDGPEGDDTHVTTPVMGTEGYAAPEYIMTGHLTTMSDVFSFGVVLLELITGRRSVDKNRPNREQNLVKWARPQLKDPRKLDQIMDPRLEGQYSSEGARKAAALAYQCLSHHPKSRPTMRTVVKTLEPLLALTDIPIGPFVYIVPNEGKILSDLEKKGKESTDECDEIRNGNTCEGKQVEIKEKGCDRHRKGHRHRRRTKSLRSRAVYSDTTLYKTIGTGLYSPRN